The following proteins are co-located in the Clavibacter capsici genome:
- a CDS encoding ATP-grasp domain-containing protein, producing the protein MTHVVLFRHTPRAVDLWNAIAEDVVILGHEQVRHRYTSDSRIDLSKVRFLESFDLPVLMGALRELQETHELRSVSTLGEEDMDTAGFLHEFFVTGPSDFAVGTMFKDKLFMRSALQGVVPQPRFRGLTDFTGTLADLAGEGFGILKPRRGAGGAGVRRLSAMEGSDSVRHTITDERMAEEAVVSDRMLTCDGMAVGGEILHFYVHEYDEMVLDSLHAGSGLTISTSRAYVDEPALIQTLFALVHAALKTLTGASDAVTPFHFEWFVDEAGLPVFCEVGRRFGGLSIPRLCRYAFDATLLEDYWKAMRGESLRIVPLSAETLPRPRRFASCYAKYRTAGRVVTAPTPSSFPQADTAFVYVVEGDITSDATAVHEDAVILELTADTHDTLRAKLDEARAVVARELRMAPA; encoded by the coding sequence GTGACCCACGTCGTCCTGTTCCGGCACACGCCCCGAGCGGTCGACCTCTGGAACGCGATCGCCGAGGACGTCGTCATCCTGGGGCACGAGCAGGTGCGCCACCGGTACACGAGCGACAGCCGGATCGACCTCAGCAAGGTGCGCTTCCTCGAGTCCTTCGACCTCCCCGTGCTCATGGGCGCCCTGCGGGAGCTGCAGGAGACGCACGAGCTGCGATCCGTCTCCACCCTGGGCGAGGAGGACATGGACACGGCCGGATTCCTCCACGAGTTCTTCGTGACGGGCCCGTCCGACTTCGCTGTCGGCACGATGTTCAAGGACAAGCTCTTCATGCGAAGCGCTCTGCAGGGCGTCGTCCCCCAGCCCCGGTTCCGTGGCCTCACGGACTTCACCGGGACCTTGGCCGATCTCGCCGGCGAAGGCTTCGGGATCCTCAAACCCCGAAGGGGCGCCGGAGGCGCCGGCGTGCGTCGGCTCTCCGCGATGGAGGGATCCGACTCGGTGCGCCACACGATCACGGATGAGCGCATGGCAGAGGAGGCGGTGGTCAGCGATCGGATGCTGACATGCGACGGCATGGCCGTCGGTGGCGAGATCCTCCACTTCTACGTGCACGAGTACGACGAGATGGTGCTGGACTCCCTCCACGCGGGGAGCGGCCTCACGATCTCCACGAGCAGGGCGTACGTCGATGAGCCGGCCCTCATCCAGACCCTCTTCGCCCTCGTCCATGCGGCTCTGAAGACCCTGACGGGGGCCTCCGACGCCGTCACGCCCTTCCACTTCGAGTGGTTCGTCGACGAGGCCGGCCTCCCCGTGTTCTGCGAGGTCGGGCGGCGGTTCGGAGGCCTGAGCATCCCGCGCCTCTGCCGGTACGCCTTCGACGCGACGCTCTTGGAGGACTACTGGAAGGCCATGCGAGGCGAGAGCCTCCGCATCGTGCCGCTCTCCGCCGAGACCCTGCCGCGACCGAGGCGCTTCGCGTCGTGCTATGCGAAGTACCGCACGGCGGGACGCGTCGTCACCGCCCCCACGCCGTCGTCGTTCCCGCAGGCCGACACGGCCTTCGTCTACGTCGTCGAGGGAGACATCACCAGCGACGCGACCGCGGTCCACGAGGACGCGGTGATACTGGAGCTGACGGCGGACACGCACGACACGCTGCGCGCCAAGCTGGACGAAGCACGCGCGGTCGTCGCCCGGGAGCTCCGGATGGCTCCGGCATGA
- the galE gene encoding UDP-glucose 4-epimerase GalE yields MKVLITGGAGYIGSTIASYGFDAGIEIVVLDDLSTGRPEFVHHGELHVGDIGDTRLVDAIVDRHPDIDAVIHCAARIVVPESMEKPLDYYDNNVAKTISLVRALTARGIHRFVFSSTASMYASSGGEFVDEDSPVAPQSPYSASKHMVERILQDACTAGLMSAVVLRYFNPIGADPDMRSGLQSTNPSHALGKMIEASNASGTFTVTGTTWPTRDGSGLRDYVHVWDLARAHILALQRFDDLVRSSTRAPYQVINLGTGTGTTVFELLSAFESVVDAKLAVTRAEARPGDVAGCAPLTSKAEELLGWSAERSLEQGVADSLAWAPKLAALLAASPSSDAHRGVDR; encoded by the coding sequence ATGAAAGTCCTCATCACCGGAGGGGCGGGCTACATCGGGTCCACCATCGCCTCGTACGGCTTCGACGCAGGCATCGAGATCGTGGTCCTGGACGACCTCAGCACGGGCCGCCCGGAGTTCGTCCACCACGGCGAGCTGCACGTCGGCGACATCGGCGACACCCGCCTGGTCGACGCCATCGTCGACAGGCACCCGGACATCGACGCGGTCATCCACTGCGCCGCCCGCATCGTCGTCCCGGAGTCCATGGAGAAGCCTCTCGACTACTACGACAACAACGTCGCGAAGACCATCTCCCTCGTGCGGGCCCTCACCGCTCGCGGCATCCACCGGTTCGTCTTCAGCTCCACCGCGTCCATGTACGCATCGAGCGGCGGCGAGTTCGTCGACGAGGACTCCCCCGTCGCGCCCCAGAGCCCGTACTCCGCGTCCAAGCACATGGTGGAGCGCATCCTGCAGGACGCGTGCACGGCGGGTCTCATGAGCGCCGTCGTGCTCCGGTACTTCAACCCCATCGGCGCGGATCCGGACATGCGGTCGGGTCTCCAGAGCACGAACCCGTCGCACGCGCTCGGGAAGATGATCGAGGCGTCGAATGCCTCTGGCACGTTCACGGTCACCGGCACGACCTGGCCCACGCGCGACGGCTCCGGCCTCCGCGACTACGTGCACGTGTGGGACCTGGCCCGAGCGCACATCCTCGCCCTCCAGCGGTTCGACGACCTGGTGCGATCGTCGACGCGCGCCCCGTACCAGGTCATCAACCTGGGCACGGGGACGGGGACGACGGTGTTCGAGCTGCTGTCGGCGTTCGAGTCGGTGGTCGACGCGAAGCTCGCCGTGACCCGTGCGGAAGCGAGACCCGGGGACGTGGCGGGCTGCGCGCCGCTCACGAGCAAGGCAGAGGAGCTGCTCGGCTGGAGCGCCGAGCGCTCGCTCGAGCAGGGGGTGGCCGACTCCCTCGCCTGGGCCCCGAAGCTCGCCGCCCTCCTCGCCGCCTCGCCATCCTCGGACGCTCACCGCGGAGTCGACCGGTGA
- a CDS encoding DUF2256 and DUF3253 domain-containing protein, translating into MAHRASSTTDRVPEPKTCASCGRTIEWRRKWERDWDQVRYCSDACRRRGVSDVDAALERRILDLLAHRAGGATICPSEAARAESPDDWRDLMEPARRAARRLVEAGEVEITQKGSVVDPSTARGPIRIRRRR; encoded by the coding sequence ATGGCGCACCGGGCATCGAGCACGACCGACCGCGTCCCCGAGCCCAAGACCTGCGCCTCGTGCGGTCGCACGATCGAGTGGCGCAGGAAGTGGGAGCGCGACTGGGACCAGGTCCGCTACTGCAGCGACGCGTGCCGGCGCCGTGGGGTCTCCGACGTCGACGCGGCGCTCGAGCGGCGGATCCTCGACCTCCTCGCCCACCGCGCCGGCGGCGCAACGATCTGCCCGTCCGAGGCGGCCCGCGCGGAGTCGCCCGACGACTGGCGCGACCTGATGGAGCCGGCCCGGCGCGCGGCCCGGCGGCTCGTGGAGGCGGGCGAGGTGGAGATCACCCAGAAGGGGTCGGTCGTCGATCCCTCCACCGCCCGAGGGCCCATCCGCATCCGCCGTCGTCGCTGA